A genomic window from Vigna radiata var. radiata cultivar VC1973A chromosome 2, Vradiata_ver6, whole genome shotgun sequence includes:
- the LOC106755561 gene encoding protein PHLOEM PROTEIN 2-LIKE A9 — MPFKKPHHTSDKSCMKKDDDKFEILPRGLNIVWGNDSRYWRIPEEGPAELIQVSWLEVSGVVQITKAGTYSVSFEVKVKEDGFGWAGTDVLVMAKIGKTGKYRFQANRLSPGENIIPFKRLEIPVVGPSDLHFGLYEVWSGKWKGGLQIIKAVIQPLN; from the exons ATGCCTTTCAAGAAGCCTCATCACACCTCTGACAAGAGCTGCATGAAAAAG GACGACGACAAGTTCGAAATACTTCCCAGAGGACTCAATATTGTGTGGGGAAATGATTCACGATACTGGAGAATACCAGA GGAAGGTCCTGCAGAGCTTATACAAGTTTCATGGCTGGAGGTATCGGGTGTGGTACAAATAACAAAAGCAGGGACATATTCAGTTTCATTTGAGGTTAAAGTTAAAGAAGATGGATTTGGATGGGCAGGCACAGATGTTCTAGTGATGGCTAAAATCGGTAAAACAGGAAAATATAGGTTTCAAGCAAACAGGCTAAGTCCTGGTGAGAACATCATTCCCTTCAAACGACTTGAGATTCCTGTGGTCGGCCCATCGGATCTTCACTTTGGACTTTATGAAGTCTGGAGCGGAAAATGGAAGGGAGGCCTTCAAATTATCAAAGCTGTGATCCAACCTCTCAATTAA
- the LOC106756510 gene encoding phosphatase IMPL1, chloroplastic, which translates to MSTVFSAGTLSPLRSLSSTLKFSDVYPFKFHPNGYHPILSKSRSQSLIANSLLSDKFPTVAAPSVGPIPPSQLIEVVKTAANTGAQVVMEAVNKPRNITYKGSTDLVTETDKMSEAAILEVVKKNFDDHLILGEEGGVIGDTASDYLWCIDPLDGTTNFAHGYPSFAVSVGVLYRGKPAAAAVVEFVGGPMCWNTRLFSATAGGGAFCNGQRIQVSATNQVEQCLLVTGFGYDHDDAWATNIDLFKEFTDVSRGVRRLGAAAVDMCHVALGIVEAYWEYRLKPWDMAAGVLMVEEAGGTVSRMDGGKFCVFDRSVLVSNGLLHTELLNRIGPATEKLKNKGIDFSLWYKPENYRADV; encoded by the exons ATGTCAACTGTCTTCTCAGCTGGAACCCTTTCCCCTCTACGGTCGCTATCCTCTACACTAAAATTTTCTGATGTTTACCCTTTCAAATTTCATCCAAATGGGTACCATCCAATTCTCTCCAAATCCAGGTCACAGTCCCTAATTGCCAACTCTTTGCTATCTGATAAGTTTCCGACGGTGGCTGCCCCATCAGTAGGGCCTATTCCTCCGTCTCAGCTCATTGAAGTCGTTAAAACTGCAGCAAATACTGGCGCTCAG GTTGTGATGGAAGCAGTCAATAAGCCTCGAAATATTACATATAAAGGATCAACTGACTTGGTGACCGA GACTGATAAAATGAGTGAAGCTGCCATATTAGAAGTGGtgaaaaagaattttgatgATCATCTTATTCTTGGGGAAGAAGGAGGAGTTATAGGAGATACGGCATCTGATTATCTCTGGTGCATCGATCCTTTAG ACGGAACAACAAACTTTGCACATGGTTATCCGAGCTTTGCTGTCTCTGTTGGAGTTCTATATCGAGGGAAGCCTGCTGCTGCTGCAGTG GTTGAGTTTGTAGGAGGTCCTATGTGTTGGAATACTCGCTTATTCTCTGCAACTGCAG GTGGTGGAGCATTTTGTAATGGCCAAAGGATTCAAGTGAGCGCAACTAATCAG GTGGAACAATGTCTTCTAGTGACAGGCTTTGGGTATGATCATGATGATGCATGGGCTACTAACATCGACTTATTCAAAGAATTTACAGATGTCAGCAGG GGTGTAAGACGGCTTGGTGCAGCTGCTGTGGACATGTGTCATGTAGCATTAGGAATTGTAGAAGCTTATTGGGAATATCGTCTAAAGCCATGGGATATGGCTGCTGGTGTTTTG ATGGTTGAAGAAGCTGGTGGCACAGTTTCTCGGATGGATGGAGgaaaattttgtgtttttgataGATCTGTTTTGGTTTCGAACGGCCTGCTCCATACAGAG CTTTTGAACAGAATTGGACCTGCAacagagaaattaaaaaacaagggAATTGATTTTTCATTGTGGTATAAACCGGAGAACTACAGGGCAGACGTTTAA
- the LOC106755720 gene encoding nucleotide-sugar uncharacterized transporter 3: MESGKNLMLPLSHEDSKQKEERQRKVSAMTKKGVFVALSYMASSVLLVMFNKAALSSYNFPFANVITLSQMVFAFMILCVMKSLKVISFTTSESLSGSSNSAVFVSYRALAQTLPLALTYLLFMIVTMEAVRGINIPMYTTLRRTVVAFTMVMEYFLSGQIHSRVVVGSVGIIIAGAFVAGARDITFDSYSYSVVFIENMCKAVYLASVSRLGKSSGLNIFGIVWCNVVICGPILFLWSLLRGDLQTTLNFPYFFYPGFQVVMFLSCAFTFFINYIVVLNTTINSALTQAICGNLKDVFTSGFGWLLFGGLPYDLFNILGQVLGFLGSCLYAYCKLQGK, from the exons ATGGAGTCGGGAAAGAATTTGATGTTGCCACTCTCTCATGAAGATTCTaaacaaaaagaagagagaCAGCGAAAAGTTTCAGCCATGACCAAAAAAGGAGTCTTCGTTGCTTTATCTTATATGGCCTCTTCTG TTCTCTTGGTCATGTTCAACAAAGCAGCCCTCTCCTCTTACAATTTCCCTtttgcaaatgtcatcacactTTCTCAG ATGGTTTTCGCGTTTATGATTCTGTGTGTGATGAAATCCTTGAAGGTGATTTCTTTCACAACTAGTGAATCGCTGAGCGGTTCTAGCAATTCAGCAGTATTTGTGTCCTATAGGGCATTGGCCCAAACACTTCCTCTTGCGTTAACTTATTTGCTTTTTATG ATAGTGACGATGGAAGCAGTGCGAGGCATAAACATTCCGATGTACACCACCCTGAGGCGAACTGTAGTGGCCTTCACAATGGTTATGGAGTATTTTCTCTCAGGGCAGATACATTCAAGAGTTGTTGTTGGAAG CGTTGGGATAATCATAGCTGGGGCTTTTGTTGCTGGAGCTCGCGACATCACATTTGATTCTTATTCCTATTCAGTTGTATTCATAGAAAACATGTGCAAGGCGGTGTACCTTGCTTCTGTTTCTCGTCTTG GTAAATCCAGCGGCCTTAACATTTTTGGCATTGTATGGTGCAACG tGGTGATTTGTGGTCCAATCTTGTTTCTCTGGTCCTTACTCAGAGGAGATCTCCAAACAACACTAAACTTCCCATACTTCTTCTACCCTGGATTTCAg GTTGTGATGTTTCTTTCTTGTGCTTTCACTTTCTTTATAAACTACATCGTAGTGTTGAATACAACTATCAACTCGGCACTTACACAGGCAATTTGTGGTAATTTAAAG GATGTTTTTACTAGTGGCTTTGGTTGGTTACTATTCGGAGGACTTCCATATGATCTG TTCAATATTCTTGGACAAGTTCTTGGCTTCCTGGGTTCTTGTTTGTATGCCTATTGTAAACTTCAagggaaatag